A DNA window from Amycolatopsis sp. DSM 110486 contains the following coding sequences:
- a CDS encoding ABC transporter permease: protein MTAIAVPARRGRTRSLPATPRYVAGRLGQAVLALFGVTTIVFFALRLSGDPARLLVPEGATAADIERVREQLGLSDSLWHQYLSFLGNAVRGDLGYSYVQNRPATALIAERLPYTANLAVAALILSVVFGVVVGVVTALKRGRWQERVLMPIVLIGQAMPAFWTGLLLVLVFSVALRWLPSTGYDGPLSLLLPAVTLASLSAAAIARVTRGAVLEQLSQDYVRTARAKGASTTRLVLRHLARNSAIPVLTVAALELANLLGGAVVTEVIFAWPGIGQLTIQSVSARDFPVVQAIVLFASAVYIVINLLTDLLYGVIDRRVATGGNGGAA from the coding sequence ATGACGGCGATCGCAGTGCCGGCCCGCCGCGGGCGGACGAGGAGCCTGCCGGCCACCCCGCGCTACGTCGCGGGCCGGCTGGGCCAGGCCGTGCTCGCGCTGTTCGGCGTGACCACCATCGTGTTCTTCGCGCTGCGCCTCTCCGGCGATCCGGCGCGGCTGCTCGTACCCGAGGGCGCCACGGCGGCCGACATCGAGCGGGTGCGCGAGCAGCTCGGGCTGAGCGATTCCCTGTGGCACCAATACCTTTCGTTCCTCGGCAACGCCGTGCGCGGCGACCTCGGGTACTCCTACGTGCAGAACCGGCCGGCGACGGCGCTGATCGCCGAGCGGCTGCCCTACACCGCGAACCTCGCGGTGGCCGCCCTGATCCTGTCGGTGGTGTTCGGCGTGGTCGTCGGGGTCGTCACGGCACTCAAGCGCGGCCGGTGGCAGGAACGCGTGCTCATGCCGATCGTCCTCATCGGACAGGCGATGCCCGCGTTCTGGACCGGGCTGCTGCTCGTGCTGGTGTTCTCGGTGGCGCTGCGCTGGCTGCCTTCCACCGGGTACGACGGGCCGCTTTCCCTGCTGCTGCCGGCCGTCACGCTCGCCTCGCTGTCGGCGGCCGCGATCGCGCGGGTGACGCGGGGCGCGGTACTCGAACAGCTGTCCCAGGACTACGTGCGCACCGCGCGGGCCAAGGGCGCGAGCACCACGCGGCTGGTGCTGCGCCACCTCGCGCGCAACAGCGCGATCCCGGTGCTCACGGTCGCCGCGCTGGAGCTGGCCAACCTGCTCGGCGGCGCGGTGGTGACCGAGGTGATCTTCGCGTGGCCGGGCATCGGCCAGCTGACGATCCAGTCGGTGTCGGCGCGTGACTTCCCGGTGGTGCAGGCGATCGTGCTGTTCGCCTCGGCGGTGTACATCGTGATCAACCTGCTCACCGACCTGCTCTACGGCGTGATCGACCGGCGCGTCGCCACCGGTGGCAACGGAGGTGCGGCGTGA
- a CDS encoding polysaccharide deacetylase family protein: MTYPWPGGARAAVCFTLDFDGESPHLWRTRENPPASVGELEQRRYGPRRGIHNLLSMMDNLHLRATVFVPGWIADRYPKQVAEVHARGHELALHGWCHEAPTGLTRDELRRTLARAADTLTAITGERPVGYRSPSWDMTTDVFPVLHELGLTYDSSLMGDDRPYLVDDLVEVPVDWATDDAPYYRYVGGDPRPPTTTPEVLAGWAAEIAAAKKLGSLCMITVHPWLSGRPARVATLEALLASVVADNELATPTAAELAAHHREHGTGYEVPLEELGRPGHD, encoded by the coding sequence GTGACCTACCCCTGGCCCGGCGGCGCCCGCGCGGCCGTGTGCTTCACGCTCGACTTCGACGGCGAGTCACCGCACCTGTGGCGCACCCGTGAAAACCCGCCCGCCTCCGTTGGTGAGCTGGAGCAGCGGCGCTACGGACCGCGGCGCGGGATCCACAACCTGCTGTCCATGATGGACAACCTGCACCTGCGCGCGACTGTCTTCGTGCCCGGCTGGATCGCCGACCGCTACCCGAAACAGGTGGCCGAGGTCCACGCTCGCGGGCACGAGCTGGCTCTGCACGGCTGGTGCCACGAAGCACCGACGGGCCTGACGCGCGACGAGCTGCGCCGCACGCTGGCCCGCGCCGCGGACACGCTCACCGCGATCACCGGCGAACGGCCGGTCGGCTACCGCTCCCCCAGCTGGGACATGACCACTGACGTCTTCCCGGTCCTGCACGAGCTCGGCCTGACCTACGACAGTTCGCTCATGGGTGACGACCGGCCCTACCTCGTCGACGACCTCGTGGAGGTCCCCGTCGACTGGGCCACCGACGACGCGCCCTACTACCGCTACGTCGGCGGGGATCCGCGGCCGCCCACGACCACACCCGAAGTGCTGGCCGGCTGGGCCGCCGAGATCGCGGCGGCCAAGAAGCTCGGCTCGCTGTGCATGATCACCGTCCACCCGTGGCTGTCGGGCCGGCCCGCCCGCGTGGCCACGTTGGAAGCGCTGCTCGCCTCGGTCGTCGCCGACAACGAGCTGGCCACCCCCACCGCCGCCGAGCTCGCCGCGCACCATCGCGAGCACGGCACCGGATACGAAGTCCCCCTCGAAGAGTTGGGCAGGCCCGGTCATGACTGA
- a CDS encoding alpha/beta hydrolase — MTTTEPDSQGAHFVGATPFFASGHDQRLSYGLFVPEDHTPDAAPLPLVVVQHGTGRSAERYRNQWADFATRNGCVILTPLFPAGIGKRRELHSFKFLEYDGIRFDEELLHIVDEVGEEFNTETETFFLHGFSGGGQFAHRFFYAHPDRLAGISIGAPGRITQLDDSLPWWLGTGGFREKFGIELDLAALRRVPVQMVVGSADVETWEINNAGGPNWMDGVEKTGRTRIERIETLRDSFERSGLSVRFDVVPGVAHQGSLVIPVVQDFFAGLLASRVK; from the coding sequence ATGACCACCACCGAACCCGACTCGCAGGGAGCCCACTTCGTCGGCGCGACCCCGTTCTTCGCTTCCGGCCACGACCAGCGCCTGTCCTACGGGCTGTTCGTGCCGGAGGACCACACACCCGATGCCGCCCCGTTGCCGCTGGTCGTGGTGCAGCACGGCACGGGCCGCTCGGCCGAGCGCTACCGCAACCAGTGGGCGGACTTCGCGACCCGCAACGGGTGCGTGATCCTCACGCCGCTGTTCCCGGCCGGCATCGGCAAGCGGCGCGAGCTGCACAGCTTCAAGTTCCTGGAGTACGACGGGATTCGCTTCGACGAAGAGCTGCTGCACATCGTCGACGAGGTCGGCGAGGAGTTCAACACCGAGACCGAAACCTTCTTCCTGCACGGTTTCTCCGGCGGCGGGCAGTTCGCGCACCGGTTCTTCTACGCCCACCCCGACCGCCTCGCCGGCATCTCGATCGGCGCGCCGGGCCGCATCACGCAGCTCGATGACTCGCTGCCGTGGTGGCTCGGCACCGGGGGTTTCCGCGAGAAGTTCGGCATCGAGCTCGACCTCGCGGCCCTGCGCCGCGTGCCGGTGCAGATGGTGGTCGGCTCCGCGGACGTGGAGACGTGGGAGATCAACAACGCCGGCGGTCCGAACTGGATGGACGGCGTGGAGAAGACCGGCCGCACGCGCATCGAGCGCATCGAGACGCTGCGTGACAGCTTCGAGCGCAGCGGGCTCTCCGTGCGGTTCGATGTGGTGCCCGGGGTGGCCCACCAGGGCAGCTTGGTGATCCCCGTGGTCCAGGACTTCTTCGCCGGCCTGCTCGCGAGCCGTGTGAAGTGA
- a CDS encoding ABC transporter substrate-binding protein produces MNRLPLRRALGALGLAALTAASVTACGGGDSAAGDDFGLAQPGTITAAVTAGDYPFVSPDASGKPVGLLVDLNNLIADRMHLKIVYKTTTVQAGLPGLTSGQYDLMSVGLVASDERKKSVAFTKAIFWGQNVVVVPASSTAKSIPDLAGKRVGAGANSTQEDFAKKKMTTSQLVSEATDGAGVNQLLAGNLDAMVLGSTHVGQIFTEHPGKLKVALTSPQDQPGAEAVNKKLTKFLDAYNTELSALANDGTFLKLYQKYFPNLPYPTQMYQFWPSIQQQIEKQGKPTP; encoded by the coding sequence ATGAACCGACTTCCCCTGCGGCGCGCGCTCGGTGCGCTCGGCCTCGCCGCACTCACCGCCGCCTCCGTCACCGCTTGCGGCGGCGGCGACTCCGCGGCCGGCGACGACTTCGGTCTCGCCCAGCCCGGCACCATCACGGCGGCGGTCACGGCGGGCGACTACCCGTTCGTCTCCCCCGACGCCAGCGGCAAGCCGGTCGGCCTGCTCGTGGACCTGAACAACCTCATCGCCGACCGGATGCACCTCAAGATCGTCTACAAGACGACCACCGTCCAAGCCGGACTCCCCGGTCTCACCAGCGGTCAGTACGACCTGATGTCGGTGGGCCTGGTGGCGAGCGACGAACGCAAGAAGAGCGTGGCCTTCACGAAGGCCATCTTCTGGGGCCAGAACGTGGTCGTGGTCCCGGCGAGCTCGACCGCGAAGTCCATTCCGGACCTGGCCGGCAAGCGCGTGGGCGCCGGCGCGAACAGCACGCAGGAAGACTTCGCGAAAAAGAAGATGACCACGTCGCAGCTCGTGTCCGAGGCCACCGACGGCGCGGGTGTGAACCAGCTGCTCGCGGGCAACCTCGACGCGATGGTGCTCGGCTCGACGCACGTCGGGCAGATCTTCACCGAGCACCCCGGCAAGCTCAAGGTCGCGCTGACCTCACCGCAGGACCAGCCGGGCGCCGAGGCGGTCAACAAGAAGCTGACCAAGTTCCTCGACGCCTACAACACCGAGCTCAGTGCGCTCGCGAACGACGGCACGTTCCTCAAGCTGTACCAGAAGTATTTCCCGAACCTGCCGTACCCGACGCAGATGTACCAGTTCTGGCCGTCGATCCAGCAGCAGATCGAGAAGCAGGGCAAGCCGACCCCGTAG
- a CDS encoding GntR family transcriptional regulator: protein MTHPRPALTKNAYVYEELRRRILAGELIQGQSISQEQLAAELGVSTTPLREALRRLDAEGLVTIDAHRDARVSRLNAEEARSLFEVRERLDPLATKLAATRRTEADIAAIESALKDLEPLSTSTGFDSLLVHRAFHRSVYTASHNPLLMTLLDGLWDKADRYRLIGLQSKPDSPQDQERVRREHIEIARAVISGDARTAERTMKKHVLGSLGRRAIAALEA from the coding sequence ATGACCCACCCCCGCCCAGCCCTCACGAAGAACGCGTACGTCTACGAGGAGCTGCGCCGGCGCATCTTGGCCGGCGAGCTGATCCAGGGCCAGTCCATCTCCCAGGAGCAGCTCGCGGCCGAGCTCGGCGTGAGCACCACTCCCCTGCGCGAGGCGCTGCGGCGGCTCGACGCCGAAGGGCTCGTGACGATCGACGCGCACCGCGACGCGCGGGTGAGCCGGCTCAACGCCGAGGAGGCCCGCAGCCTCTTCGAGGTCCGCGAACGCCTCGACCCGCTGGCCACCAAGCTCGCCGCCACGCGCCGGACCGAGGCCGACATCGCGGCGATCGAGTCGGCGCTCAAGGACCTCGAGCCACTGAGCACGTCCACCGGCTTCGACTCGCTGCTCGTGCACCGCGCGTTCCACCGCAGCGTCTACACGGCCTCGCACAACCCGCTGCTGATGACGCTGCTGGACGGGCTCTGGGACAAAGCCGACCGTTACCGGCTGATCGGCCTGCAGTCCAAACCGGACTCCCCGCAGGACCAGGAACGCGTGCGGCGCGAGCACATCGAGATCGCCCGAGCCGTGATCTCGGGTGACGCCCGCACGGCCGAGCGGACCATGAAGAAGCATGTGCTCGGCAGCCTCGGCCGCCGGGCGATCGCCGCGCTGGAGGCCTGA
- a CDS encoding cyclase family protein, whose translation MARDWTRAEVEEQLHGRSNWGRWGAHDQVGAVNLITAAKRAEAAQLVRTGRSVSLSRPFPTRPHVDNPRPASHYTTKTPRGTGGISGDYYGIEYHGVASTHVDALCHVWDERGLWQGRDPDVELTSRGSRWGSVDHWREGIVTRGVLLDVAAFRGEPYVTLDRPVHGDELEEIAEAQGVSVGPGDAVVVHCGRDAWDRENPPWGTEESRPGLHASCLTFLRDHDCAALAWDMLDRTPNDGGVPWTVHGAIFAYGLAVVDNCALEPLAAACAEEGRHEFLFVVAPLVVEGGTGSPANPLALL comes from the coding sequence GTGGCGCGTGACTGGACCCGCGCCGAGGTCGAGGAGCAGCTCCACGGCCGCAGCAACTGGGGCCGCTGGGGCGCCCACGACCAAGTCGGCGCCGTCAACCTGATCACCGCCGCCAAGCGGGCCGAAGCCGCGCAACTCGTGCGCACGGGCCGCTCGGTGTCGCTCAGCCGGCCGTTCCCGACCCGCCCGCACGTGGACAACCCGCGGCCGGCCTCGCACTACACGACCAAAACGCCCCGCGGCACCGGCGGGATCTCGGGCGACTACTACGGCATCGAGTACCACGGTGTCGCCTCCACCCACGTCGACGCGCTCTGTCACGTCTGGGACGAGCGCGGTTTGTGGCAGGGCCGCGACCCCGACGTCGAGCTCACCTCGCGCGGCAGCCGCTGGGGTTCGGTGGACCACTGGCGCGAGGGCATCGTCACTCGCGGGGTCCTGCTCGACGTGGCGGCCTTCCGCGGCGAGCCGTATGTGACTCTCGACCGCCCGGTGCACGGCGACGAGCTGGAGGAGATCGCCGAGGCGCAAGGCGTCTCCGTCGGCCCCGGCGACGCGGTGGTCGTCCACTGCGGACGCGACGCGTGGGACCGCGAGAACCCGCCTTGGGGCACCGAGGAGAGCCGGCCGGGCCTGCACGCCTCCTGCCTGACGTTCCTGCGCGACCACGACTGCGCCGCCCTGGCGTGGGACATGCTCGACCGGACCCCGAACGACGGGGGAGTGCCGTGGACCGTGCACGGCGCGATCTTCGCCTACGGGCTGGCCGTGGTGGACAACTGCGCGCTCGAACCACTGGCCGCCGCGTGTGCCGAGGAAGGTCGTCACGAGTTCCTCTTCGTAGTGGCGCCGCTCGTGGTCGAGGGCGGGACGGGTTCGCCGGCCAACCCGCTGGCGCTCCTGTGA
- a CDS encoding ABC transporter substrate-binding protein, translating into MNQRRFRAALLLATALALGAASCGIQPASEGRGPGTITIDTANYPSTLDPGKQYDTDTYSVYRNIFDQLLRRNPKTNTVVPWLATKWRQTDPLTWRFTMRPGVTFSDGSPLTAEDAAYSISRILDKKFGSQQYANFSVIDKATADGSDLVVRTSVPSPTLLSYLTTLSVVPKAYVQRVGDKQFAVKPIGSGPFVLQSATAGSEVVLTANPKWWGPPTQIRTAVFRAVPNVASRVADLQSRKVDLATTLTPDAADQIRRDPTLAILSTPTERVAYLAYNTIKGGATDDPRVRKAIAEAIDYDALIKNLQRGYAKPINSMATPLAFGYDKSLPDNRHDPEDAKRLLQEAHAVGAKLVMATSPSFDPQVVQAIQGDLAAVGLQVEIQNSDQATYLKKVQDPSHEWGSIRFGKWSCSCLDSDGVIYPLFHTGEIWSSYSNPDFDKIVEQARETIDPAQRTKLYSQAFELLNRDLPGIGLFQAYAVYGANSRLQWTPDASESLFLDQMKVS; encoded by the coding sequence ATGAACCAACGACGTTTCCGTGCGGCGCTCCTCCTGGCCACTGCCCTCGCTCTCGGCGCCGCCTCGTGCGGCATCCAGCCGGCGAGCGAGGGCCGTGGCCCCGGCACGATCACGATCGACACCGCCAACTATCCGTCCACACTGGACCCCGGCAAGCAGTACGACACCGACACGTACTCGGTGTACCGCAACATCTTCGACCAGTTGCTGCGCCGGAATCCGAAGACGAACACGGTCGTGCCCTGGCTCGCCACGAAGTGGCGGCAGACCGATCCGCTCACCTGGCGCTTCACCATGCGCCCCGGCGTGACCTTCAGCGACGGCAGCCCGCTCACCGCCGAAGACGCGGCGTACTCCATCAGCCGGATCCTGGACAAGAAGTTCGGCAGCCAGCAGTACGCGAACTTCTCCGTCATCGACAAGGCCACGGCCGACGGCAGCGACCTCGTGGTGCGCACTTCGGTCCCCTCCCCCACCCTGCTGAGCTACCTGACCACGCTCTCGGTGGTGCCGAAGGCCTACGTGCAGCGCGTCGGGGACAAGCAGTTCGCCGTGAAGCCGATCGGGTCCGGCCCGTTCGTGCTCCAGTCGGCGACGGCGGGGTCCGAGGTCGTGCTCACCGCCAACCCGAAATGGTGGGGCCCGCCCACGCAGATCCGCACGGCCGTGTTCCGCGCGGTGCCCAACGTGGCCAGCCGCGTGGCCGACCTGCAGTCGCGCAAGGTCGACCTCGCGACCACGCTCACGCCGGACGCCGCGGACCAGATCCGCCGCGACCCGACGCTGGCGATCCTGTCCACGCCCACCGAGCGAGTGGCCTACCTCGCGTACAACACGATCAAGGGCGGGGCTACCGACGATCCCCGCGTGCGCAAGGCCATCGCCGAGGCGATCGACTACGACGCGCTGATCAAGAACCTCCAGCGCGGTTACGCCAAGCCGATCAACTCCATGGCCACGCCGTTGGCGTTCGGCTACGACAAGTCGTTGCCGGACAACCGCCACGATCCCGAGGACGCCAAACGCCTGCTGCAGGAAGCGCACGCGGTCGGCGCGAAGCTGGTGATGGCGACCTCGCCGTCGTTCGACCCGCAGGTGGTGCAGGCGATCCAGGGCGACCTCGCCGCCGTGGGGCTGCAGGTGGAGATCCAGAACAGCGACCAGGCGACGTACCTGAAGAAGGTGCAGGACCCGTCGCACGAGTGGGGCTCGATCCGCTTCGGCAAGTGGTCGTGCTCGTGCCTCGACTCCGACGGCGTGATCTACCCGCTGTTCCACACCGGCGAGATCTGGAGCTCCTACAGCAACCCCGACTTCGACAAGATCGTGGAGCAGGCGCGCGAGACGATCGACCCCGCGCAGCGGACCAAGCTGTACTCGCAGGCGTTCGAACTGCTCAACCGCGACCTGCCGGGCATCGGCCTGTTCCAGGCGTACGCGGTGTACGGCGCGAACTCGCGTCTGCAGTGGACACCCGACGCGTCGGAAAGCCTGTTCCTCGACCAGATGAAGGTGAGCTGA
- a CDS encoding GDSL-type esterase/lipase family protein translates to MKTIVLFGDSMLGRFTKPRIDQLEAEAGDVLVFNCAAGGWKSDDGARRAATIAKTEPDVVVLSFGANDCAPDRLVELDAYAENMRTIAAAFAPATLIGFLPPSIEEIDGVGKRGRTNAVLDTYRQVLREVVSAANSVDTDAAVAPLVAAGAPVHEDGLHLTGDAYRLVISALAERISAVGTASDLH, encoded by the coding sequence GTGAAGACGATCGTCCTGTTCGGCGACAGCATGCTGGGCCGGTTCACCAAGCCCCGCATCGACCAGCTCGAGGCCGAGGCGGGCGACGTGCTCGTCTTCAACTGCGCCGCGGGCGGCTGGAAGAGCGACGACGGGGCGCGCCGCGCGGCCACGATCGCCAAGACCGAGCCCGACGTGGTGGTGTTGTCCTTCGGCGCCAACGACTGCGCGCCCGACCGGCTCGTGGAGCTCGATGCGTACGCCGAGAACATGCGCACGATCGCCGCCGCCTTCGCCCCGGCCACGCTGATCGGGTTCCTGCCGCCCTCGATCGAGGAGATCGACGGCGTCGGCAAGCGCGGGCGTACGAACGCCGTGCTCGACACCTACCGGCAGGTGCTGCGGGAGGTCGTCTCGGCCGCGAACTCGGTGGACACCGACGCCGCGGTGGCACCGCTCGTCGCCGCCGGAGCGCCGGTCCACGAGGACGGTCTGCACCTCACCGGAGACGCGTACCGACTCGTGATCTCGGCACTCGCCGAGCGGATCTCGGCCGTCGGCACCGCCTCCGACCTGCACTGA
- a CDS encoding ABC transporter permease, with protein MKRRAIVIPLVVLAIYVLVAVFAPVLAPSDPDKVTLAQRLLPPGAHHWLGTDALGRDVASRVIYGTQVSLLVAIGAVVAGGVVGIALGVLAGWRGGWLGAVIMRVVDIVLSVPFFLLAILVVAVLGPSLLNVVVCLALVRWPRYARVAHSATLQARGRGFVRAATATGAPAWWIVLRHVLPEVLPVSIVVATLELGLMVIYEASLSFLGLGVQPPTASWGSILSDGQQYIASAWWLATFPGIALFLLVLAVNLLGDAARDRLDPAKRAELPRPRLLRRMARQTA; from the coding sequence GTGAAGCGGCGAGCGATCGTCATTCCCCTGGTCGTGCTGGCGATCTACGTGCTGGTCGCGGTGTTCGCGCCCGTGCTGGCGCCGTCCGACCCGGACAAGGTCACGCTCGCGCAGCGGCTGCTGCCCCCGGGCGCACACCACTGGCTCGGCACCGACGCGCTCGGGCGCGACGTGGCGTCCCGCGTCATCTACGGCACACAGGTCTCGCTGCTCGTGGCGATCGGCGCCGTCGTGGCGGGTGGTGTGGTCGGCATCGCGCTCGGCGTGCTCGCGGGCTGGCGCGGCGGCTGGCTCGGCGCGGTGATCATGCGCGTGGTCGACATCGTGCTGTCGGTGCCGTTCTTCCTGCTGGCGATCCTCGTGGTGGCGGTGCTCGGGCCGAGCCTGCTCAACGTGGTGGTGTGCCTGGCGCTCGTGCGCTGGCCGCGCTACGCCCGTGTCGCCCACTCCGCGACGCTCCAGGCCCGCGGCCGCGGGTTCGTCCGCGCGGCGACGGCGACCGGCGCGCCCGCGTGGTGGATCGTGCTGCGGCACGTGCTGCCCGAGGTGCTGCCGGTGTCCATTGTGGTCGCCACGCTGGAGCTGGGGCTCATGGTGATCTACGAGGCCTCGCTGTCGTTCCTGGGCCTCGGCGTGCAGCCGCCCACCGCCTCGTGGGGCTCGATCCTCTCCGACGGCCAGCAGTACATCGCCTCGGCGTGGTGGCTCGCCACCTTCCCGGGCATCGCGTTGTTCCTGCTCGTGCTGGCCGTGAACCTGCTGGGCGACGCGGCCCGCGACCGACTGGACCCGGCGAAACGCGCCGAGCTGCCGCGACCGCGGCTGCTGCGCAGGATGGCGAGGCAGACCGCATGA
- a CDS encoding SDR family NAD(P)-dependent oxidoreductase: MTPDYRGEFTGKRVVITGAAGLIGTWTAEAFHAEGAELLLSDNRPGPVKELADRLGAHAAVADLTTGAGVDELIAAIDERWPTADILVNNAGIYPRTPVATTERETVETIFAVNVLAPYQLARHVIATMTATGTQGCIVNLSSGAAKRPTRTGGVYSASKAALEMLTRSLALETGEAGIRVNSVGPGFAPGSEVSELPEEHVAKMRRAIPLGRTSGPGDAPSAILWLCSGAASFVTGTTLDVDGGRTAGDFTPSGGTS; the protein is encoded by the coding sequence ATGACCCCCGACTACCGAGGCGAGTTCACCGGCAAGCGCGTCGTCATCACGGGCGCGGCCGGGCTGATCGGCACGTGGACGGCCGAGGCGTTCCACGCCGAAGGCGCCGAGTTGTTGTTGTCCGACAACCGGCCCGGGCCGGTGAAGGAGCTGGCCGATCGGCTCGGCGCGCACGCGGCGGTGGCCGACCTGACCACCGGCGCCGGCGTCGACGAGCTCATCGCGGCGATCGACGAGCGCTGGCCGACAGCCGACATCCTCGTCAACAACGCCGGCATCTACCCGCGCACGCCGGTCGCCACCACCGAGCGCGAGACGGTGGAGACGATCTTCGCCGTCAACGTCCTCGCGCCTTACCAGCTGGCGCGGCACGTGATCGCGACGATGACCGCGACCGGTACCCAGGGCTGCATCGTCAACCTGTCGTCCGGCGCGGCGAAACGCCCGACCCGCACCGGCGGCGTCTACTCCGCGAGCAAGGCGGCGCTGGAGATGCTCACCCGGTCGCTCGCCCTCGAAACGGGCGAAGCCGGGATCCGCGTCAACAGCGTGGGCCCGGGGTTCGCGCCCGGCAGTGAGGTCAGCGAACTGCCGGAGGAGCACGTCGCCAAGATGCGCCGGGCCATCCCGCTCGGGCGCACATCCGGGCCTGGCGACGCTCCGTCGGCGATCCTCTGGCTGTGCTCCGGCGCCGCGTCGTTCGTCACCGGCACCACCCTCGACGTCGACGGCGGCCGCACCGCCGGCGACTTCACCCCCTCCGGAGGCACGTCGTGA
- a CDS encoding threonine synthase, with protein sequence MTFSFLSHLECSRTGDRYEADQVAGTSAAGAPLLARYDLERVRETVTREDIAGREPSLWRYHEVLPVRSRDNIVSLGEGLTPLLPLPNQGKQSGVPKLLMKDEGLVPTGSFKARGAAVGVSRAAELGVRGVAMPTNGNAGAAWALYAARAGMDSLIAMPDDAPAITMKECLAAGAELYRVDGLIGDAGKLVGAAVAERQGYQDVSTLKEPYRLEGKKTMGYEIVEQLGWRVPDVILYPTGGGVGIIGIYKALLEMRELGWISGDLPRLVAVQATGCAPIVEAFKSGATESTAFPDAHTVAFGITVPKALGDFLVLDAVRATEGTAIAVTDDELLAAQRRLAALEGAFVCPEGAACFAALDQLRESGWVSEDDEVVVLNTGAGIKYPETVEVDAPLLATTDAIPPRGALRAR encoded by the coding sequence ATGACGTTCTCGTTCCTCAGTCACCTGGAGTGTTCCCGGACCGGAGATCGGTACGAGGCGGACCAGGTGGCCGGCACGTCGGCCGCGGGCGCCCCGCTGCTCGCCCGGTACGACCTGGAACGGGTGCGGGAAACGGTGACGCGCGAGGACATCGCGGGCCGCGAGCCCAGCCTCTGGCGCTACCACGAGGTGCTGCCGGTGCGTTCGCGCGACAACATCGTGAGCCTGGGCGAAGGCCTGACTCCCCTGCTGCCGCTGCCGAACCAGGGCAAGCAGTCCGGCGTGCCGAAGCTGCTCATGAAGGACGAGGGCCTCGTGCCCACCGGGTCGTTCAAGGCCCGCGGCGCCGCGGTGGGCGTGTCCCGCGCGGCCGAGCTCGGCGTGCGCGGCGTCGCGATGCCGACCAACGGCAACGCCGGTGCGGCCTGGGCGCTCTACGCGGCCCGCGCCGGGATGGACAGTCTCATCGCGATGCCCGACGACGCCCCCGCCATCACCATGAAGGAGTGCCTGGCCGCCGGCGCCGAGCTGTACCGGGTGGACGGCCTGATCGGCGACGCGGGCAAGCTCGTCGGCGCCGCCGTGGCCGAACGCCAGGGCTACCAGGACGTGTCGACCCTCAAGGAGCCCTACCGGCTCGAGGGCAAGAAGACGATGGGCTACGAGATCGTCGAGCAGCTCGGGTGGCGCGTGCCCGACGTGATCCTCTACCCGACCGGTGGCGGCGTCGGCATCATCGGCATCTACAAGGCGCTGCTGGAAATGCGGGAGCTGGGCTGGATCTCCGGCGACCTGCCGCGCCTGGTCGCCGTGCAGGCCACCGGCTGCGCGCCGATCGTCGAGGCGTTCAAGTCCGGTGCCACTGAAAGCACCGCGTTCCCCGACGCGCACACCGTCGCCTTCGGCATCACCGTGCCGAAGGCGCTGGGCGACTTCCTCGTGCTGGACGCCGTCCGGGCCACCGAAGGCACCGCGATCGCGGTGACCGACGACGAACTGCTGGCCGCGCAACGGCGGCTGGCCGCGCTCGAGGGCGCGTTCGTCTGCCCCGAGGGCGCAGCCTGCTTCGCGGCGCTGGACCAGCTGCGCGAATCGGGCTGGGTGAGCGAGGACGACGAGGTCGTGGTCCTCAACACCGGCGCCGGCATCAAGTACCCCGAGACCGTGGAGGTCGACGCGCCGCTGCTGGCGACGACCGACGCGATCCCGCCGCGGGGTGCGTTGCGGGCGCGTTAA